A region of Thermus thermophilus DNA encodes the following proteins:
- a CDS encoding DUF2442 domain-containing protein, producing the protein MVVEVVEARSLEGLKLWLRFSDGKEGVVDLEGLELPGLLSCLRDPGFFAQVRVDPELGAPVWPGGLDLDPLALKVASLTYARALGTGLPLPAEASGA; encoded by the coding sequence ATGGTGGTGGAAGTGGTGGAGGCCAGGTCCCTGGAGGGCTTAAAGCTCTGGCTCCGCTTCTCGGACGGGAAGGAGGGGGTGGTGGACCTTGAGGGCCTGGAGCTTCCCGGACTCCTCTCCTGCCTCCGGGATCCCGGCTTCTTCGCCCAGGTGCGGGTGGATCCGGAGCTCGGGGCCCCGGTCTGGCCCGGGGGGCTGGACCTGGACCCCCTGGCGCTCAAGGTAGCTTCGCTGACCTACGCCCGGGCCCTAGGCACCGGGCTTCCCCTGCCGGCGGAGGCCTCGGGGGCCTAA